A single Halogeometricum rufum DNA region contains:
- a CDS encoding cupin domain-containing protein codes for MSDEKRFVSPEDVESQRFGWGVLKWMSTPAETGSSRMSCGVVRLNPGKGHERHTHPESDEMLYVVRGEGEQEIGEETRDIAAGDMLHVPEGVPHGTVNTGWEPLILLAVYAPPGPEEELRDLPDCEVIPPGELPE; via the coding sequence ATGTCAGACGAGAAGCGATTCGTCTCGCCGGAGGACGTGGAGAGCCAGCGGTTCGGGTGGGGCGTGTTGAAGTGGATGTCGACGCCGGCGGAGACGGGGTCATCGCGGATGAGTTGCGGCGTCGTCCGACTGAACCCCGGAAAGGGACACGAGCGACACACCCACCCCGAGAGCGACGAGATGCTGTACGTCGTTCGTGGCGAAGGCGAACAGGAGATAGGCGAGGAGACGCGCGACATCGCCGCGGGCGACATGCTCCACGTTCCGGAGGGCGTCCCGCACGGCACGGTCAACACCGGGTGGGAACCGCTGATACTGCTGGCGGTGTACGCGCCGCCGGGGCCCGAGGAGGAACTCCGCGACCTACCCGACTGTGAGGTCATCCCACCGGGCGAACTCCCGGAGTGA
- a CDS encoding phosphoenolpyruvate hydrolase family protein, with translation MMFTREESLSRLRETVANGDPVIGAGAGTGISAKFAERGGVDLLIIYNSGRYRMNGRGSLAGLLPYGDANEIVLDMGREVLPVVEDTPVLAGVNGTDPFRRMEVFVEDLKRRGFSGVQNFPTVGLIDEDSGFRQNLEETGMGYDKEVEMIREASEQGMLTCPYVFSEEQARAMTEAGADVVVSHMGLTTSGDIGAETALDLETAAERVQAHHDAAKSVNEDVMVICHGGPIAWPDDAEYVLNETEGVVGFFGASSLERLPTEQAIENQAKEFKSIQF, from the coding sequence ATGATGTTCACACGAGAGGAGTCGCTCTCGCGACTCCGCGAGACGGTGGCGAACGGCGACCCGGTCATCGGGGCGGGCGCGGGGACGGGCATCTCCGCGAAGTTCGCCGAACGGGGCGGCGTCGACCTCCTCATCATCTACAACTCCGGCCGGTACCGGATGAACGGTCGCGGGTCGCTCGCCGGCCTGTTGCCGTACGGCGACGCGAACGAAATCGTCCTCGACATGGGGCGGGAGGTCCTGCCGGTCGTCGAGGACACGCCCGTCCTCGCGGGGGTGAACGGCACCGACCCGTTCCGGCGGATGGAGGTGTTCGTCGAGGACCTGAAGCGGCGAGGGTTCTCCGGCGTGCAGAACTTCCCGACGGTCGGCCTCATCGACGAGGACAGCGGCTTCCGGCAGAACCTCGAAGAGACCGGGATGGGGTACGACAAGGAGGTCGAGATGATTCGAGAGGCGTCCGAGCAGGGGATGCTGACCTGCCCGTACGTCTTCAGCGAGGAACAGGCCCGCGCGATGACCGAAGCGGGCGCCGACGTGGTCGTCTCGCACATGGGGCTGACGACGTCCGGTGACATCGGCGCGGAGACGGCACTCGACCTCGAAACCGCCGCCGAACGGGTGCAGGCGCACCACGACGCCGCGAAGTCGGTGAACGAGGACGTGATGGTCATCTGCCACGGCGGCCCCATCGCGTGGCCGGACGACGCCGAGTACGTCCTCAACGAGACAGAGGGGGTCGTCGGCTTCTTCGGCGCGTCCAGCCTCGAACGACTGCCGACGGAACAGGCCATCGAGAATCAGGCCAAGGAGTTCAAGTCGATTCAGTTCTGA
- a CDS encoding DUF6544 family protein codes for MPSKSARWLSAAALGAVAAVALSRVRLKRATARRVRTLLADADPPSKPTYGRDEVADLPEPVRRYFETVLRDGQPRVRSARLEQRGEFRLGDDEGDWKPLTATQHYTTNPPGFVWDADIRMLPFLPVRVVDAYERGRGSLRAMALSTVPVATADPSPEMDEGELLRYLAEAVWFPTALLPGEGVEWEARDDRSARATLTDRGTTASVVFHFREDGRVERVSADERYRQADDDFERWTGHFDDYERREGMSVPTTASVEWNLPDGDAPYWRATITGFDVRTR; via the coding sequence ATGCCCTCGAAATCCGCTCGGTGGCTCTCCGCCGCCGCCCTCGGTGCCGTCGCCGCCGTCGCCCTGAGTCGAGTCCGCCTCAAACGCGCGACGGCGCGGCGCGTCCGCACCCTCCTCGCGGACGCCGATCCGCCTTCGAAACCGACGTACGGCCGCGACGAAGTGGCTGACCTCCCCGAACCGGTCCGGCGCTACTTCGAGACGGTCCTGCGGGACGGACAGCCTCGCGTTCGCTCGGCGCGACTGGAGCAACGCGGCGAGTTCCGCCTCGGCGACGACGAGGGCGACTGGAAGCCGCTGACGGCCACCCAGCACTACACGACGAACCCGCCGGGGTTCGTCTGGGACGCCGACATCCGGATGCTACCGTTCCTCCCGGTTCGCGTGGTCGACGCGTACGAACGCGGCCGCGGGTCGCTGCGCGCGATGGCCCTCTCGACGGTTCCGGTCGCGACGGCCGACCCCTCCCCGGAGATGGACGAGGGGGAACTGCTCCGCTACCTCGCGGAGGCGGTCTGGTTCCCGACCGCACTCCTCCCCGGCGAGGGCGTCGAGTGGGAGGCCAGAGACGACCGGTCGGCCCGGGCGACGCTCACGGACCGGGGAACCACCGCGTCGGTCGTCTTCCACTTCCGCGAGGACGGCCGCGTCGAACGAGTCTCCGCGGACGAACGCTATCGGCAGGCGGACGACGACTTCGAACGGTGGACCGGTCACTTCGACGACTACGAACGCCGCGAGGGGATGTCGGTGCCGACGACGGCGTCCGTCGAGTGGAACCTCCCCGACGGCGACGCGCCGTACTGGCGGGCGACCATCACGGGGTTCGACGTACGGACGCGGTGA
- a CDS encoding NAD(P)/FAD-dependent oxidoreductase — protein MTLATVPRYDPRRTVEREGSAVVVGAGMAGLFAARVLADEFRTVTVVERDSLPADATARGGAPQGRHVHILLSAGRATLSDLFPGFGEDVVAAGGLIIDGARDLKHYDEGDFLADGTGRIPIYTASRPVFERIVRRRVADVDGVELRPNCRWTDYLTDGDGVAGVAVAPADGETRTLAADLVVDATGRTSRTPAWLADHGFERPETDEVRVDIAYSTARLERDAGERRMLFVPPSPPRTRGGAAFPIEDDRWQVTLFGLHGDHPPADVDGLTDFAASLPIPHLERLLDARPLASEDVAHYPFPTSLRRHYEDLDEFPDGLLVVGDAVSSFNPIYGQGMTVAALEALTLHHTLAGGRENLAARFFEDATAVVDTAWTLAVGADFAFEETDGPRPRGTGLTNRYLARLIRAAHTDSALRDAFSRVLMMERPPETLFRPGVLWRVFGPTG, from the coding sequence ATGACGTTAGCCACGGTTCCGCGGTACGACCCGAGGCGGACCGTCGAACGAGAGGGGAGTGCGGTCGTCGTGGGGGCGGGCATGGCCGGCCTGTTCGCCGCCCGCGTGTTGGCCGACGAGTTTCGGACGGTGACCGTCGTCGAACGGGACTCGCTCCCGGCGGACGCGACTGCTCGCGGCGGCGCCCCGCAGGGCCGACACGTTCACATCCTGCTGTCGGCCGGGCGTGCCACGCTGTCTGACCTCTTTCCGGGTTTCGGTGAGGACGTGGTCGCCGCGGGCGGACTGATAATCGACGGCGCGAGGGACCTGAAGCACTACGACGAAGGCGACTTCCTCGCCGACGGTACGGGTCGGATTCCGATATACACCGCCTCCCGACCCGTGTTCGAGCGAATCGTGCGCCGGCGAGTCGCCGACGTCGACGGGGTCGAACTCCGACCGAACTGCCGGTGGACGGACTACCTCACCGACGGCGACGGCGTCGCCGGAGTTGCGGTCGCGCCGGCCGACGGCGAGACGAGGACACTCGCGGCCGACCTGGTCGTGGACGCGACCGGCCGGACCTCCCGCACCCCGGCGTGGTTGGCGGACCACGGCTTCGAACGCCCCGAAACCGACGAGGTGCGCGTCGACATCGCGTACAGTACGGCCCGCCTCGAACGCGACGCCGGTGAACGTCGCATGCTGTTCGTCCCCCCGTCTCCGCCCCGCACCCGCGGCGGCGCGGCGTTCCCCATCGAGGACGACCGCTGGCAAGTCACTCTGTTCGGCCTGCACGGCGACCACCCGCCCGCCGACGTCGACGGCCTGACCGACTTCGCCGCGAGCCTCCCGATACCCCACCTCGAACGACTCCTCGATGCGCGACCCCTCGCGAGCGAGGACGTGGCTCACTACCCGTTTCCGACCAGCCTCAGGCGCCACTACGAGGACCTCGACGAGTTCCCGGACGGTCTGCTCGTCGTCGGCGACGCCGTCTCGAGCTTCAACCCCATCTACGGACAGGGGATGACGGTCGCCGCCCTCGAAGCGCTGACGCTGCACCACACGCTCGCCGGCGGCCGCGAGAACCTCGCCGCTCGCTTCTTCGAGGACGCGACGGCAGTCGTCGACACGGCGTGGACGCTCGCGGTCGGTGCGGACTTCGCGTTCGAGGAGACCGACGGGCCGAGACCCCGCGGGACCGGCCTGACGAACCGCTACCTCGCCCGACTGATTCGGGCGGCGCACACCGACAGCGCCCTCCGTGACGCGTTCAGCCGCGTGCTCATGATGGAACGGCCGCCGGAGACGCTGTTCCGTCCCGGCGTCCTCTGGCGCGTGTTCGGCCCGACCGGGTGA
- a CDS encoding DUF5518 domain-containing protein translates to MSTENTLKNAVIGAVVTVALSFTAVSPVLGGGVAGYLQRESPKRGARIGAISGAIASLPFFLVLVLGLVTLFGTAMGGFGVPGGVELVIIFLVVLPLLFAWNVGLSALGGYLGAYLRSERQSASGETVPPDSGY, encoded by the coding sequence ATGAGCACAGAAAACACACTCAAGAACGCGGTCATCGGCGCAGTCGTCACCGTCGCGCTCTCCTTTACGGCCGTCTCCCCGGTGCTCGGCGGAGGCGTCGCCGGCTACCTCCAGCGCGAGTCTCCCAAGCGCGGCGCGAGAATCGGCGCCATCTCCGGCGCAATCGCGAGTCTCCCGTTCTTCCTCGTCCTCGTCCTCGGTCTGGTCACGCTGTTCGGGACCGCGATGGGGGGGTTCGGCGTCCCCGGCGGGGTGGAACTGGTCATCATCTTCCTCGTCGTCCTCCCGCTCCTGTTCGCCTGGAACGTCGGACTGAGCGCCCTCGGCGGCTACCTCGGCGCGTATCTCCGCTCGGAACGGCAGTCGGCCAGCGGTGAGACGGTGCCGCCGGACTCCGGCTACTGA
- a CDS encoding response regulator transcription factor produces MSNPPAGRETTVVVADDDEDLRETFELWLSARSAWDVRAAADGREALELVTPAADAVVLDREMPLVSGGEVVRALSKDGFAGAVVVVSGNEPDADLGAEDVSCYLTKPVCRDRLLDAVDAALERERASRPIAQAVTDGSKRDSGPAQ; encoded by the coding sequence ATGAGCAACCCCCCCGCGGGCCGAGAGACGACCGTCGTGGTCGCCGACGACGACGAGGACCTCCGCGAGACGTTCGAACTGTGGTTGTCGGCGCGGTCGGCGTGGGACGTTCGCGCGGCGGCCGACGGGCGGGAGGCGTTGGAACTGGTCACGCCCGCCGCCGACGCCGTCGTTCTGGACCGCGAGATGCCCCTCGTCTCGGGGGGCGAAGTCGTCCGCGCGCTCTCGAAAGACGGCTTTGCCGGGGCGGTCGTCGTCGTGAGCGGGAACGAACCGGACGCTGACCTCGGAGCGGAAGACGTCTCGTGTTACCTCACAAAACCGGTCTGTCGCGACCGACTCCTCGACGCCGTCGACGCCGCCCTGGAACGTGAGCGGGCGAGTCGGCCGATTGCTCAGGCGGTGACGGACGGTTCGAAGCGGGACAGCGGGCCCGCTCAGTAG
- a CDS encoding helix-turn-helix domain-containing protein: protein MTVILEFTLAWDEFALGRALSSASDRQVQLERIIPMENTVIPFFWVVGEQPERLKADVDASEYVQNLSVVDQMGDHTLYRVEWTGEYEDLLNGIVATGGTILEGEGSEEWYFQLRFLDHEHVADFYNFCTERDIPIHIERTYTLTEESLRGRNFGLTPKQREALVIALKRGYFDTPQETDMSEMAEELGITQQAFSDRLRRAEQKVLENVLSASTRGGTN, encoded by the coding sequence GTGACAGTCATCCTGGAGTTCACGCTCGCGTGGGACGAGTTCGCACTCGGTCGCGCACTGAGCAGTGCGTCCGACAGACAGGTCCAACTCGAGCGAATCATCCCGATGGAGAACACCGTGATTCCGTTCTTCTGGGTCGTCGGTGAGCAACCGGAGCGGTTGAAAGCCGACGTCGACGCCAGCGAGTACGTGCAGAACCTCTCGGTCGTCGACCAGATGGGCGACCACACGCTCTACCGAGTCGAGTGGACCGGCGAGTACGAGGACCTCCTCAACGGCATCGTCGCGACGGGCGGGACGATTCTGGAGGGAGAGGGCTCCGAGGAGTGGTACTTCCAACTGCGATTCCTCGACCACGAACACGTCGCGGACTTCTACAACTTCTGTACGGAACGCGACATCCCCATCCACATCGAGCGCACGTACACGCTCACCGAGGAGAGCCTCCGCGGGCGGAACTTCGGACTCACGCCCAAACAGCGAGAGGCACTCGTCATCGCACTCAAGCGCGGGTACTTCGACACGCCGCAGGAGACGGACATGTCGGAGATGGCCGAGGAACTGGGCATCACGCAGCAGGCGTTCTCGGACCGCCTGCGTCGGGCCGAACAGAAGGTGCTGGAGAACGTCCTGTCGGCGTCGACGAGAGGCGGGACGAACTGA
- a CDS encoding DUF7344 domain-containing protein: protein MKNQKRTSSDAGAVDDLFAALASESRRRVLEYFQADDRTTATLTELTDFLSERQREANGRSNEQVRLRLHHVDLPKLHESGLITYETTQTTARVRRREDGGRVRDVLAAYGDGSN, encoded by the coding sequence GTGAAGAATCAGAAGCGGACTTCGAGCGACGCCGGAGCGGTCGACGACCTGTTCGCGGCACTCGCCAGCGAGAGTCGGCGGCGCGTCCTCGAGTACTTCCAGGCGGACGACCGAACGACGGCGACACTAACTGAACTGACGGACTTCCTCTCGGAGCGGCAACGCGAGGCGAACGGACGGTCGAACGAGCAGGTTCGGCTGCGTCTGCACCACGTCGACCTCCCGAAACTGCACGAATCCGGGTTGATAACGTACGAGACCACGCAGACGACGGCGCGGGTTCGGCGCCGGGAAGACGGCGGGCGAGTGCGGGACGTACTCGCCGCGTACGGAGACGGATCGAACTGA
- a CDS encoding MFS transporter, which yields MRFVEFLRARQWSTVFGYLLFVALMVAGYYYNITFVQLGLIDLGVRLVGMTETAVSAWMAGLALCTLVVAVATGVTMDRRGWSTDLRTKFRLLFGVVVVQFVLTLVAPSIRSVPGFGAWVVAASVGLGVGFPVSFSLAIDLIPVADRGHVAAAITAIAYFAANAYPLSWSVDVFSRLLVAAMLPGLLVLGVLASGRVAAVEAVVSELADQHRAFGTGRFCRPTPVRLRSFAFAVPLVLMFGVFFVDSLGFLRIIDTPALLLSSWQSPALSTRLLIAAAHVVGAAMAGVLYVNFDLERVFLWTFALFALTHVLYTSDLRLASTFPTLATAGPSPLNPMFYAVAVSFYTTLNFALWPDLSTAASVGTHSAVGIGVAGWLATFLSTALSLYFAAADLTLLSHLNVVQALSLLLLFGLAVGVYARRVLGLVREGAAA from the coding sequence GTGCGATTCGTCGAGTTCCTCCGCGCGCGCCAATGGTCGACGGTGTTCGGCTACCTCCTGTTCGTCGCGCTCATGGTCGCCGGCTACTACTACAACATCACGTTCGTCCAACTCGGGCTCATCGACCTCGGCGTCCGACTGGTCGGGATGACGGAGACGGCCGTCTCCGCGTGGATGGCCGGACTGGCGCTGTGTACGCTGGTCGTCGCCGTCGCGACGGGCGTGACGATGGACCGACGCGGGTGGAGTACGGACCTGCGGACGAAGTTCAGACTGCTGTTCGGCGTCGTCGTCGTCCAGTTCGTACTGACGCTCGTCGCGCCGTCGATTCGGTCGGTCCCCGGCTTCGGCGCGTGGGTCGTCGCCGCCTCGGTCGGACTCGGCGTCGGGTTCCCCGTCTCGTTCTCGCTGGCCATCGACTTGATTCCGGTCGCGGACCGCGGCCACGTCGCCGCCGCCATCACGGCTATCGCGTACTTCGCCGCGAACGCCTATCCGCTCTCTTGGTCGGTCGACGTGTTCAGTCGGTTGCTGGTCGCCGCGATGCTGCCCGGCCTCCTCGTCCTCGGCGTCCTCGCCTCTGGCCGGGTCGCCGCCGTCGAGGCCGTCGTCTCGGAACTGGCCGACCAGCACCGCGCGTTCGGAACCGGGCGGTTCTGCCGCCCGACGCCCGTTCGACTGCGGAGTTTCGCCTTCGCCGTCCCCCTCGTGCTGATGTTCGGCGTGTTCTTCGTCGACAGTCTGGGGTTCCTCCGCATCATCGACACGCCGGCGCTCCTGCTCAGTTCGTGGCAGTCGCCCGCGCTCTCGACGCGACTGCTCATCGCCGCGGCGCACGTCGTCGGCGCCGCGATGGCCGGCGTCCTCTACGTCAACTTCGACCTCGAACGGGTCTTCCTGTGGACGTTCGCGCTGTTCGCCCTGACGCACGTCCTCTACACCTCGGACCTCCGACTCGCGTCGACGTTCCCCACGCTCGCCACCGCGGGGCCGTCGCCGCTGAATCCGATGTTCTACGCGGTGGCGGTGAGTTTCTACACCACGCTCAACTTCGCGCTGTGGCCGGACCTCTCGACGGCGGCCAGCGTCGGAACCCACTCGGCGGTCGGTATCGGCGTCGCCGGATGGCTCGCCACCTTCCTCAGCACCGCGCTCTCGCTGTATTTCGCGGCGGCCGACCTCACGCTCCTGTCGCACCTCAACGTCGTGCAGGCGCTCTCGCTCCTGCTCCTGTTCGGACTCGCCGTCGGGGTGTACGCGCGCCGCGTCCTCGGACTCGTCAGGGAGGGTGCCGCCGCGTGA
- a CDS encoding bactofilin family protein has translation MTPTEVIPLLVLVLLLVSAGGADVEQMSVTFEGDRAVEAVDDVLVVAGGNTTVAADASVEGDVYVAGGSVRVDGRVDGDVTVLAGRLSVAEGATVTGTVQRIAGGAAISDGARVGEVSALDPPTPANSPTRAVVTFLLQFSALGAVGWWVARRRPAMLDTVGHSITRHTVVSGVVGALAGATLLVLFVYMAFTLLLLPLSVVGLGAQLLVVAYAQVAFGYLVGERLPIDRTDVATVVGVGAFLLGLRLLGELPVVGGLVQFALVVVGFGAVLNTYFGLQRFEPATIPRADD, from the coding sequence GTGACGCCGACCGAGGTCATTCCGTTGCTGGTCCTCGTCCTCCTCCTCGTCTCCGCGGGCGGCGCGGACGTCGAGCAGATGTCGGTGACGTTCGAGGGTGACCGCGCCGTCGAGGCGGTGGACGACGTCCTCGTCGTCGCCGGCGGGAACACCACCGTCGCGGCCGACGCGTCCGTCGAGGGCGACGTCTACGTCGCCGGCGGGTCGGTCCGAGTCGACGGCCGCGTGGACGGCGACGTGACGGTGCTTGCGGGTCGACTCTCGGTCGCCGAGGGGGCGACGGTCACCGGAACCGTCCAGCGCATCGCCGGCGGGGCGGCGATTTCCGACGGTGCGAGGGTGGGCGAGGTGTCCGCGCTCGACCCGCCGACGCCGGCGAACTCGCCGACGAGAGCCGTCGTCACGTTCCTGTTGCAGTTCTCGGCGCTCGGCGCCGTCGGCTGGTGGGTCGCCCGCCGCCGCCCGGCGATGCTGGACACCGTCGGGCACTCGATAACCCGACACACGGTCGTCAGCGGCGTCGTCGGCGCACTGGCCGGCGCGACGCTCCTCGTCCTGTTCGTCTACATGGCGTTCACGCTGCTGTTGCTCCCGCTCAGCGTCGTCGGTCTCGGCGCGCAACTGCTCGTCGTCGCCTACGCGCAGGTCGCCTTCGGCTACCTCGTCGGAGAGCGACTGCCCATCGACCGCACCGACGTGGCCACCGTCGTCGGCGTCGGCGCGTTCCTCCTCGGACTGCGACTGCTCGGCGAACTCCCCGTAGTCGGCGGACTGGTCCAGTTCGCCCTCGTCGTCGTCGGGTTCGGTGCCGTGCTGAACACGTACTTCGGGCTCCAGCGGTTCGAACCGGCGACGATTCCCCGCGCCGACGACTGA
- a CDS encoding amidase: MVSEETLFDTVPELGDHLRAGRVTSEELTRAYLDRLERVGPKLNAVVTLTRDRALEAAKRADEELRNGTDRGPLHGIPYGVKDLIAVDGYETTWGAAPYRDQEFDYDATIIERFDEAGAVLVAKLAMVELAGGMGYSPDAMTFTGTGYTPWNTDVWSGGSSSGPGSATAAGLVGFSIGSETWGSIFSPSGNCGLSGLRPTYGVVSRYGAMALSYTMDKLGPMCRSAEGCRLVFETIAGPDPKDHTSVDKMETIHELAALPDTPKLATLESALDDEQFQRSMETLEEFAEIETVELPDLPYEETASTVLFAEAGSVFDDLIESGRVQELTSPQGSIGGYAYDTILAKDYVTANRVRRLVQKRLDETLAPYDAMVLPNRSIGGAANVAGLPGISIPNGFDDEGVPTALIFTGRAFADLKLVELAKEYQSRTDHVDYTDLLDTPLFEGESDSESETEAATASD; the protein is encoded by the coding sequence ATGGTCTCCGAGGAGACGCTGTTCGACACGGTTCCCGAACTGGGCGACCACCTCAGAGCCGGCCGGGTCACCTCGGAGGAACTGACCCGAGCGTACCTCGACCGACTGGAGCGCGTCGGACCGAAACTGAACGCTGTCGTGACGCTGACCCGCGACCGCGCGCTGGAGGCGGCCAAGCGCGCGGACGAGGAGTTGCGAAACGGCACCGACCGGGGGCCGCTCCACGGCATCCCGTACGGCGTCAAGGACCTGATAGCCGTCGACGGCTACGAGACGACCTGGGGGGCGGCGCCGTACCGCGACCAGGAGTTCGACTACGACGCGACGATAATCGAGCGGTTCGACGAGGCCGGCGCCGTGCTGGTCGCGAAACTGGCGATGGTCGAACTCGCCGGTGGGATGGGCTACTCGCCCGACGCGATGACGTTCACCGGGACGGGCTACACGCCGTGGAACACGGACGTGTGGAGCGGTGGCTCCTCCAGCGGTCCGGGCTCTGCGACGGCCGCCGGTCTGGTCGGCTTCTCCATCGGGTCGGAGACGTGGGGCTCGATTTTCTCCCCGTCGGGCAACTGCGGCCTGTCGGGACTCCGCCCGACGTACGGCGTCGTCAGCCGATACGGGGCGATGGCGCTGTCCTACACGATGGACAAACTCGGGCCGATGTGCCGGTCCGCGGAGGGCTGTCGGCTCGTCTTCGAGACCATCGCCGGCCCGGACCCGAAGGACCACACCTCGGTCGATAAGATGGAGACGATTCACGAACTCGCGGCCCTCCCCGACACGCCGAAACTCGCGACGCTGGAGAGCGCGCTGGACGACGAGCAGTTCCAGCGGTCGATGGAGACGCTGGAGGAGTTCGCGGAGATAGAGACGGTCGAACTGCCGGACCTCCCGTACGAGGAGACGGCGAGCACCGTGCTGTTCGCGGAGGCGGGGTCGGTGTTCGACGACCTGATAGAGTCCGGTCGAGTGCAGGAGTTGACGTCGCCGCAGGGTAGCATCGGCGGCTACGCCTACGACACCATCCTCGCGAAGGACTACGTCACGGCGAACCGCGTCCGCCGACTCGTGCAGAAGCGACTGGACGAGACGCTCGCCCCGTACGACGCGATGGTCCTCCCGAACCGGTCCATCGGCGGTGCGGCGAACGTCGCCGGTCTCCCCGGTATCTCGATTCCGAACGGCTTCGACGACGAGGGCGTGCCCACGGCGCTGATATTCACCGGGCGGGCGTTCGCCGACCTGAAACTCGTTGAACTCGCGAAGGAGTACCAGTCGCGGACCGACCACGTCGACTACACTGACTTGCTCGACACGCCCCTGTTCGAGGGCGAGTCCGACTCCGAGTCGGAGACCGAAGCCGCGACGGCGTCCGACTGA
- a CDS encoding NifU family protein has protein sequence MSAQSLERQTRNYLSNNVPQIQEHGGHFEIEDVDEESGEVTVAIGGACSGCGIAPMTMRAIRHRLPDEVDDVSKVTVRRAGGPRAAVMPNKTEEMEEMDEYQDYSPPF, from the coding sequence ATGAGCGCTCAAAGCCTCGAACGACAGACGCGGAACTACCTGAGCAACAACGTCCCGCAGATTCAGGAGCACGGCGGGCACTTCGAGATAGAGGACGTGGACGAGGAGTCCGGCGAAGTGACGGTCGCCATCGGCGGCGCCTGCTCCGGGTGCGGCATCGCCCCGATGACGATGCGGGCCATCCGACACCGCCTCCCCGACGAGGTGGACGACGTCTCGAAGGTGACGGTCCGACGCGCCGGCGGGCCGCGGGCGGCCGTGATGCCGAACAAGACCGAAGAGATGGAGGAGATGGACGAGTACCAGGACTACTCGCCGCCGTTCTGA
- a CDS encoding metal-dependent transcriptional regulator has product MSGSPQYLLALYITEHRESPPVPPGAVAERFGRTPATVIEAFHRFDDDGLVTYEPYEGAALTERGRDVAEDLHETYVTLSWFFRSVLELDDYEREAMEMAGVVSAETADRLAATLPFDGESVAGVRESVTPSDDATGPRERRESVSTDQNGGE; this is encoded by the coding sequence ATGAGTGGGAGCCCGCAGTACCTGCTGGCGCTCTACATCACGGAGCACCGGGAGTCGCCGCCCGTCCCGCCCGGAGCCGTCGCCGAGCGATTCGGACGGACGCCAGCGACGGTCATCGAGGCGTTCCACCGGTTCGACGACGACGGACTGGTGACGTACGAACCGTACGAGGGCGCGGCGCTGACGGAGCGCGGACGGGACGTCGCCGAGGACCTGCACGAGACGTACGTGACGCTCTCGTGGTTCTTTCGGAGCGTCCTCGAACTCGACGACTACGAGCGGGAGGCGATGGAGATGGCGGGCGTCGTGAGTGCCGAGACGGCGGACCGTCTCGCGGCGACGCTCCCGTTCGACGGCGAGTCGGTCGCCGGAGTCCGAGAGTCGGTCACGCCGTCGGACGACGCCACCGGCCCCCGAGAGCGGAGGGAGTCGGTCTCGACGGATCAGAACGGCGGCGAGTAG